The following are from one region of the Nicotiana tabacum cultivar K326 chromosome 3, ASM71507v2, whole genome shotgun sequence genome:
- the LOC107763544 gene encoding protein PHLOEM PROTEIN 2-LIKE A10, with the protein MALNYVDLKLVRKGLDFTRKDRNLVVALGALGVTSYGAYRAYWSPSMVRKREKILKIIGAFVSLAEMVSDSADVIGILSKDLKEFIASDSVQIPRSLKQISKIAKSDEFSQSVVNVTSALTVGVVKGYQQETAKNGVSGVANSGPFDHILDKLFSDAGSGFASVIVGSFAKNLVLAFCSDKKGNGTDCEFEYSVPGWVDVLCQDKCRELIGNCVQLFVSTAVAVYLDKTMNINTYNEIFSGLTNPKHEAKMRDMLVAICSGAIGTFVKTSHKVLTSTDMDMDMDGTTSKIYSSSLPLSFKAKQFMDEDQNMYNGWTNKVSYTLAAPKNKRFILDLTGRVTFESVRSFLEFLLEKLRECLRKSIDVVQEEVKYLRRSVDVIQEEVVDTSAEAYRYVSGKSSTAVSVCLTLCLHILNGPWILVPN; encoded by the coding sequence ATGGCTTTGAATTATGTGGATTTAAAACTAGTACGAAAGGGTTTGGATTTTACTCGAAAAGATAGGAACTTGGTTGTTGCTTTGGGAGCTCTTGGTGTCACTAGTTATGGTGCTTATAGGGCTTATTGGTCACCTTCTATGGTTAGAAAAAGggagaaaattttgaaaattatagGTGCTTTTGTTTCTTTAGCTGAAATGGTGTCTGATTCAGCTGATGTAATTGGGATTCTCTCTAAAGATCTAAAGGAGTTCATTGCATCTGACTCTGTTCAAATTCCTAGAAGTTTGAAACAGATTTCCAAGATTGCTAAGTCAGATGAGTTTTCACAATCTGTTGTTAATGTCACAAGTGCGTTGACTGTGGGAGTTGTGAAAGGTTACCAGCAAGAAACCGCGAAAAATGGTGTTTCTGGGGTTGCAAATTCTGGCCCATTTGACCATATTTTGGATAAGTTGTTTTCTGATGCAGGGTCTGGTTTTGCTTCTGTAATTGTTGGGAGCTTCGCCAAGAATTTGGTTCTTGCTTTTTGTTCGGACAAGAAAGGCAATGGTACTGATTGTGAATTTGAATATTCTGTTCCAGGATGGGTTGATGTTCTATGCCAGGATAAGTGCAGAGAATTAATAGGCAATTGCGTACAGTTGTTTGTGAGCACTGCTGTTGCTGTTTATCTTGACAAGACAATGAATATCAACACATATAATGAAATCTTTTCTGGGTTGACTAATCCCAAACATGAAGCCAAAATGAGAGACATGTTAGTGGCAATATGTAGTGGTGCCATTGGAACTTTTGTCAAAACTTCTCATAAAGTTTTGACAAGTACTGATATGGATATGGATATGGATGGTACCACTTCAAAAATATATTCTTCGTCTTTGCCACTTAGTTTCAAAGCCAAACAATTTATGGATGAAGACCAGAACATGTACAATGGGTGGACAAATAAAGTATCTTATACTTTGGCAGCGCCAAAGAATAAGAGGTTTATTCTTGATTTGACTGGGAGGGTGACCTTTGAGAGTGTTAGATCTTTTCTGGAGTTTCTGCTGGAAAAGTTGCGTGAGTGTTTGAGAAAAAGCATAGATGTTGTTCAAGAGGAGGTGAAGTATTTGAGAAGAAGTGTAGATGTTATACAGGAGGAGGTTGTTGATACGAGTGCTGAAGCTTATAGGTATGTGAGTGGGAAGTCTTCTACTGCTGTTAGTGTCTGCCTCACTTTGTGTTTGCACATACTTAATGGTCCTTGGATCTTGGTTCCAAATTAA